In Bacteroidota bacterium, a single window of DNA contains:
- a CDS encoding 1-deoxy-D-xylulose-5-phosphate synthase has translation MSWLEKINSPQDLKKLNQGELRVYADELRAFIIDTVSKTGGHFAANLGAVELAVALHYVFDTPHDKLVWDVGHQAYPHKIITGRRDEFAGLRQFDGISGFPKMSESEYDAFGTGHSSTSISAVLGMAAADKLQNIQRQHIAVIGDGALSAGQAFEGLNNLGFLNLPVIVILNDNHIGIDPVAGALNDYLKSLEDGKPNLFTRLGFAYKGGVDGHNLEQLVQVLKEAKNTQKPLLLHIRTTKGKGFAPAELEQTRWHSTSGFDKINPLGQTNKNAGAKFQDIAGKKLLQLAQVHKDVVAVTPAMVSGSSLHFMQKEYPDRVFDVAIAEQHAVTFAAGMAASGLRPFCFLYSTFLQRAMDQIIHDVCLQNLPVVFCIDRAGLVGEDGATHHGAFDMSLLHTIPNATICAPASLQELEEMMDFAYRHTQGPVFLRYPRGTGLAQLENRTNIEEGKAQLLATGNNIALLSYGTMIERVLDVANQLHQRGLNTTIINMRFVKPLDENMLQSLSNNHTLLCTFEDAAVIGGLGSTVSMWLHKNNLTNKLLTFGIPDEFIPHGKTSQLFDYCGLSADDISRQIVKFAAL, from the coding sequence ATGAGTTGGCTCGAAAAGATAAATTCGCCTCAAGATTTGAAAAAACTGAATCAAGGAGAATTACGTGTTTACGCAGATGAATTAAGAGCTTTTATCATTGACACCGTGAGCAAGACAGGTGGACATTTTGCGGCTAATCTTGGGGCTGTGGAACTGGCAGTGGCTTTGCATTATGTATTTGATACTCCTCATGATAAATTAGTGTGGGATGTTGGTCATCAGGCATATCCACATAAGATTATCACGGGAAGGAGGGATGAATTTGCCGGACTTAGACAATTTGATGGTATTTCAGGTTTTCCAAAAATGTCAGAAAGCGAGTATGATGCTTTTGGTACCGGACATTCCTCTACTTCTATCTCGGCAGTGTTGGGTATGGCGGCTGCAGATAAATTGCAAAATATACAACGTCAGCATATTGCAGTGATTGGCGATGGTGCTTTATCTGCCGGCCAGGCATTTGAAGGCTTGAACAATCTTGGCTTTCTTAATCTGCCGGTGATTGTGATTCTCAATGATAATCATATTGGTATTGATCCGGTAGCAGGTGCTTTGAATGATTATTTAAAATCACTTGAGGATGGAAAACCAAACCTGTTTACAAGACTTGGTTTTGCTTATAAGGGTGGGGTTGACGGACATAATTTGGAGCAACTGGTGCAGGTTCTTAAAGAAGCCAAAAACACCCAAAAACCTTTGTTGTTGCATATCAGAACAACTAAGGGCAAAGGCTTTGCACCCGCAGAGCTTGAACAAACCCGATGGCATTCTACAAGTGGTTTTGACAAAATCAATCCACTCGGTCAGACGAATAAAAATGCAGGTGCGAAATTCCAAGATATAGCAGGTAAAAAACTACTGCAACTGGCGCAAGTACATAAGGATGTTGTGGCAGTAACACCGGCTATGGTGAGCGGAAGCTCACTGCATTTTATGCAAAAAGAGTATCCTGACAGGGTTTTTGATGTAGCGATTGCCGAACAGCATGCCGTAACTTTCGCTGCCGGCATGGCTGCAAGCGGTTTACGTCCTTTCTGCTTTTTGTATTCTACTTTTTTACAAAGGGCTATGGATCAGATTATCCACGATGTTTGTCTGCAAAACTTACCCGTTGTCTTTTGTATTGATAGGGCAGGATTGGTAGGCGAAGATGGAGCAACACATCATGGAGCTTTCGACATGAGTTTGTTGCACACCATTCCCAATGCTACTATTTGCGCTCCGGCTTCCTTGCAAGAGTTAGAAGAAATGATGGATTTTGCTTACCGACACACACAAGGTCCTGTGTTTCTGCGCTATCCGCGAGGGACAGGTCTTGCACAACTCGAAAACCGTACCAACATTGAGGAAGGCAAAGCACAGTTGCTTGCAACCGGAAATAACATCGCATTGCTTTCCTACGGGACTATGATTGAGAGGGTTTTGGATGTAGCCAATCAATTGCATCAAAGGGGATTGAATACCACAATTATCAATATGAGATTTGTCAAGCCATTGGATGAAAACATGCTTCAATCTCTATCAAACAATCATACCTTGTTGTGTACTTTTGAAGATGCTGCCGTCATTGGTGGTTTGGGTTCTACGGTGAGTATGTGGTTGCACAAAAATAACTTGACTAACAAACTGTTGACTTTTGGTATTCCCGATGAGTTTATTCCCCATGGAAAGACAAGCCAATTATTCGATTACTGCGGTTTAAGTGCAGATGACATCAGCAGGCAAATTGTTAAATTTGCAGCATTGTAA
- a CDS encoding nitronate monooxygenase, with amino-acid sequence MQNRITTLFGIKYPIIQGGMIWNSGWKLASAVSNHGGLGLIGSGSMYPAVLEEHIRKCKKATNKPFGVNLPLIYPQVDEHIDIIIREGIKIVFSSAGNPGKWTPLFKEHGITVVHVVANTKFAIKSEQSGVDAIVAEGFEAGGHNGREETTTMVLIPLVKKVSSLPIIAAGGIGSGRAMAAAIALGAEGVQVGSRFAASHESSGHIHFKEKIIASQDGDTTLTLKELIPVRLLHNTFFEQVQAAYQNGASKDELATLLGRGRAKKGMFEGNLDEGELEIGQISAYFDSIESVEDIMKSFVNDYNTTISELQSKTL; translated from the coding sequence ATGCAAAATCGAATCACAACTCTTTTTGGAATCAAATATCCCATCATTCAAGGCGGAATGATTTGGAACAGCGGATGGAAATTAGCATCTGCGGTTAGCAACCACGGGGGGTTGGGACTGATTGGCTCCGGCTCAATGTATCCGGCTGTTTTGGAAGAGCATATCCGGAAATGCAAAAAAGCTACCAACAAACCTTTTGGCGTCAACCTTCCATTGATTTATCCGCAAGTTGATGAACATATTGACATTATTATCAGAGAAGGTATAAAAATTGTTTTCAGTTCAGCTGGTAATCCCGGCAAATGGACTCCCTTGTTCAAAGAACATGGAATCACTGTCGTACATGTTGTGGCTAATACAAAATTCGCCATTAAGAGTGAACAAAGTGGTGTGGATGCAATAGTAGCAGAAGGGTTTGAGGCAGGCGGGCACAATGGCAGAGAGGAAACTACTACGATGGTTCTCATACCTTTGGTAAAAAAAGTAAGTTCTCTTCCTATTATTGCGGCAGGTGGAATAGGTAGCGGCAGGGCAATGGCAGCAGCCATAGCTTTGGGAGCAGAAGGGGTGCAAGTAGGTTCAAGATTTGCAGCCAGCCATGAATCCTCCGGACATATTCATTTTAAAGAAAAAATCATCGCTTCTCAAGACGGTGACACTACACTTACTTTGAAAGAACTTATACCGGTCAGGCTACTGCATAATACATTTTTTGAACAAGTGCAGGCAGCCTATCAAAATGGAGCAAGCAAAGATGAATTGGCTACATTGCTGGGCAGAGGCAGAGCTAAGAAAGGTATGTTTGAAGGCAATTTGGATGAAGGCGAATTAGAAATAGGTCAGATTTCAGCTTATTTTGACAGTATTGAATCTGTTGAAGATATCATGAAATCTTTTGTGAACGATTATAACACGACAATCAGTGAATTACAGTCAAAAACTCTTTAA
- a CDS encoding insulinase family protein — translation MNYSQKLFKSASQIEILGENLIFKTLPNGLRILYKKIAHSHVAHCGLVLNAGSRDDASFMGAAHCMEHMLFKGTKRRKSFHILNRIDSVGGEINAYTTKEITVIYSSLYEIFLDRAVELIFDVAYNSVFPAKELTKERKVIKDEIRMYEDSPDDNIFDEFQEIIFKGHPLAGNILGTTQSLDTIYSKTLKDFTATFYRPENMVFVVVSDLPAEKIFRKVEKYAMQQPLRSDNASKFDIKRVKCSGFNVQTQIKETDHVQSYVVLGGKASESKSPERLKETLLLNILGGPALNSRLSLAIREKYGFTYNIEAGTTHFTDIGFFHCFAGTDNVHHKKTISLIYKELDRLKNTKLGTLQMHNALNQFTGQIMLAEENKISSAIALGRQWMQGESIMTLKEILEYVNAITSEQLQETANRLFDKDKMSLLSYIPSKE, via the coding sequence GTGAATTACAGTCAAAAACTCTTTAAGAGTGCAAGTCAAATTGAGATTCTTGGAGAAAATTTAATTTTCAAAACCCTTCCAAATGGGCTCCGCATACTCTATAAAAAAATAGCACATTCTCATGTAGCACATTGCGGATTGGTACTCAATGCCGGTTCGCGAGATGATGCGAGTTTCATGGGAGCAGCACACTGCATGGAACACATGCTTTTTAAAGGAACAAAAAGACGCAAATCTTTTCACATCCTCAATCGTATTGATTCAGTGGGTGGAGAGATTAATGCTTACACTACCAAAGAAATCACCGTTATTTATTCTTCGCTTTATGAAATTTTTCTGGATCGAGCAGTAGAACTCATTTTTGATGTGGCTTATAACTCAGTTTTTCCTGCTAAAGAATTAACCAAAGAACGCAAGGTAATCAAAGATGAAATCAGGATGTATGAAGATTCTCCCGATGACAACATTTTTGACGAATTTCAGGAAATAATTTTCAAAGGTCATCCATTGGCCGGCAACATTTTAGGCACCACCCAGTCTCTTGACACTATTTATTCCAAAACCTTAAAGGACTTCACCGCTACCTTTTACCGTCCGGAAAACATGGTATTTGTAGTTGTATCGGACTTACCCGCAGAAAAGATTTTCAGAAAAGTTGAAAAATATGCAATGCAACAGCCCCTTCGGTCTGACAATGCATCAAAATTTGATATCAAAAGAGTCAAATGCTCCGGTTTTAATGTTCAAACTCAAATCAAAGAAACTGACCACGTTCAAAGCTACGTTGTATTAGGGGGGAAGGCATCGGAGTCCAAATCTCCGGAAAGGTTAAAAGAGACTTTGTTACTCAATATCTTGGGAGGTCCTGCGCTCAACTCCAGACTGAGCCTTGCCATCAGAGAGAAATACGGTTTCACTTATAATATTGAAGCCGGCACTACACATTTTACTGATATAGGGTTCTTTCATTGTTTTGCAGGCACAGACAATGTTCATCACAAAAAAACAATTTCGTTGATATACAAAGAGCTGGACAGGCTTAAAAACACCAAACTCGGAACCCTGCAAATGCACAACGCGCTTAATCAGTTCACAGGTCAAATCATGCTGGCTGAAGAAAACAAAATATCTTCTGCCATAGCCTTGGGACGACAGTGGATGCAAGGAGAGTCAATCATGACCTTAAAAGAAATCTTGGAATATGTGAATGCCATCACGTCTGAACAACTGCAAGAAACAGCCAACCGATTGTTTGATAAAGACAAAATGAGTCTGCTATCGTATATACCAAGCAAGGAATAA